In the Kaistella sp. 97-N-M2 genome, one interval contains:
- a CDS encoding GxxExxY protein produces the protein MAATKKQVTQLSYDITGFAIKVHKNLGPGLLESIYETCLRFELERNGYSVKQQVTANVVYDGLLIETSLKIDLLVNDLVVVELKTVEELKPVHQAQLLTYMKLLEKPQGLLINFYTENITKSLKPLVNEYFTSLPD, from the coding sequence ATGGCAGCAACAAAAAAGCAGGTAACGCAACTGTCTTACGACATTACTGGTTTTGCGATAAAAGTTCATAAAAATCTTGGGCCAGGATTACTGGAAAGTATTTATGAAACCTGCCTGAGGTTCGAACTTGAAAGAAATGGCTACTCCGTTAAGCAGCAAGTAACGGCCAATGTTGTTTATGATGGTTTGCTGATTGAAACAAGTTTAAAAATCGATTTGCTGGTTAACGATCTGGTGGTCGTAGAATTAAAAACGGTAGAAGAATTAAAACCTGTTCATCAGGCACAACTTTTAACCTACATGAAATTGCTCGAAAAGCCACAGGGCTTACTGATTAATTTCTATACAGAAAATATTACCAAATCTTTAAAACCTCTGGTTAACGAATATTTTACATCGTTACCAGATTAA
- a CDS encoding RNase adapter RapZ, translating to MSLKIEIHSFSYKKGGIPKDTSGNGGGFTFDCRGILNPGRIEEYKQQTGCDSGVQDYLETKTEMPGFLDLAKKMVSINIDNYLSRGFEHLQINFGCTGGQHRSVYCAEKIAVFVKEKYPQTQVTVQHDEQPQLNSSALKDH from the coding sequence ATGAGTTTAAAAATCGAAATACACAGTTTTTCCTACAAAAAAGGCGGAATACCAAAAGATACCAGCGGTAATGGTGGCGGTTTCACGTTTGACTGCCGCGGAATTTTGAATCCGGGACGGATTGAGGAGTATAAACAACAGACCGGTTGCGACAGCGGCGTTCAAGATTATTTGGAAACCAAAACGGAAATGCCCGGTTTTCTGGACCTCGCAAAAAAGATGGTTTCCATCAACATCGATAATTATTTGTCGCGCGGCTTCGAACATTTGCAGATCAATTTTGGATGTACGGGCGGGCAGCACCGTTCAGTTTACTGCGCCGAAAAAATTGCTGTTTTTGTGAAGGAAAAATATCCGCAGACACAGGTGACGGTTCAGCACGATGAGCAACCTCAGCTCAATTCATCAGCACTGAAAGATCATTGA
- a CDS encoding nucleotidyltransferase family protein produces MKALIFAAGKGTRLKPFTDHHPKALAVVNGVPLLERNIKYLQSYGINDFVINVYHFGNQIVDFVKKNSNFGAKIEFSDEKAELLETGGGLVFARKFLDFDEDFLIMNADILTDLDLNSFIKYHQEKKDFATLAVSDRVSSRKLLFNEAMILRGWLNVQTGEQRLAEFNKGFKPLAFSGIHCINPRIFKKIKRKGKFSIMEEYLDLIHTEEIHGFEHHANLIDVGRPESILAAEKIFK; encoded by the coding sequence ATGAAAGCACTTATATTCGCGGCCGGTAAGGGCACCCGCCTGAAACCCTTTACAGATCATCATCCAAAAGCGCTGGCGGTTGTTAATGGCGTTCCGTTGCTCGAAAGAAACATCAAGTATCTGCAAAGTTACGGCATTAATGATTTCGTAATCAACGTGTACCATTTTGGGAATCAAATTGTAGATTTTGTGAAGAAAAACAGTAATTTCGGTGCCAAAATAGAGTTCTCCGATGAGAAGGCTGAACTTTTGGAAACGGGTGGCGGACTGGTTTTTGCGCGGAAATTTCTGGACTTCGACGAAGATTTTTTAATCATGAACGCGGATATTTTAACGGATCTGGATTTAAACAGTTTTATTAAATATCATCAGGAAAAGAAAGATTTCGCTACATTAGCCGTCTCCGATAGAGTGAGCTCGCGAAAATTGCTTTTCAATGAAGCGATGATTCTGCGCGGTTGGCTGAACGTACAAACCGGTGAGCAACGCCTGGCAGAATTCAACAAAGGATTTAAACCCCTGGCTTTTAGTGGCATACACTGCATTAATCCCCGAATTTTTAAGAAGATCAAACGAAAAGGTAAATTTTCTATCATGGAAGAATATCTGGATTTGATACATACGGAAGAAATTCATGGTTTTGAACATCATGCAAATTTAATTGATGTCGGAAGGCCGGAATCTATTTTAGCGGCCGAAAAAATTTTTAAATAA
- a CDS encoding TIGR00730 family Rossman fold protein: MTKEAAGPAFEIDQKVQSSFSEKTWDETITKDSWMVFKIMAEFVDGYEKLAKIGPCVSIFGSARLAPDSEYYNLAAEIAQKITDIGFGVITGGGPGIMEAGNKGAREGGGKSIGLNIDLPFEQHFNPYIDKGYNIDFDYFFVRKVMFVKYSQGFVVMPGGFGTLDELMEAITLIQTNKIGKFPIVMVGSKYWGGLLDWFKGTLLENGMISEEDLNLYRVVDTADDAVAHIKAFYDKYTVNVNF, from the coding sequence ATGACGAAAGAAGCTGCTGGTCCGGCATTTGAGATCGATCAAAAAGTTCAAAGTTCTTTCAGCGAGAAAACCTGGGATGAAACCATTACCAAAGACAGCTGGATGGTTTTCAAAATTATGGCAGAGTTTGTGGACGGCTACGAAAAACTGGCGAAAATAGGCCCTTGCGTTTCAATTTTCGGGTCTGCGCGCCTGGCGCCCGACAGCGAATATTATAATCTGGCCGCAGAAATCGCCCAAAAAATAACCGATATCGGTTTTGGCGTTATTACCGGTGGAGGTCCCGGCATCATGGAAGCGGGCAACAAAGGCGCACGCGAAGGCGGTGGAAAATCCATTGGACTGAATATCGATCTGCCTTTTGAGCAGCACTTTAATCCCTACATCGACAAAGGATACAATATCGACTTCGATTATTTTTTTGTGCGGAAAGTGATGTTTGTGAAATATTCTCAGGGGTTTGTCGTCATGCCGGGTGGCTTTGGGACGTTGGATGAACTGATGGAAGCCATCACGCTCATTCAAACCAACAAAATCGGGAAGTTCCCGATCGTGATGGTGGGCTCAAAATACTGGGGCGGATTGTTGGATTGGTTTAAAGGCACTCTTTTGGAAAACGGGATGATTTCCGAGGAAGATCTGAACCTTTACCGCGTGGTAGATACTGCCGACGATGCCGTAGCCCATATTAAGGCATTTTACGATAAATACACGGTTAACGTTAACTTTTAG
- a CDS encoding DUF6702 family protein, whose translation MKKFLHITGILAVLMMMSFAGADFYSSMTKVDYVEGSKTLKFTTKMNKSHISDAIKIDPATAGFEAEVKKYVNNNFDLYVNGGAKTLTFTGSQINGESVWVYFEAGGVSDIKTLKIKNTIMLGTFPKQFNLVNIAYKGNQKTMNFQRGKEVNEVSF comes from the coding sequence ATGAAAAAGTTTTTACATATTACAGGGATTTTGGCAGTATTGATGATGATGAGTTTTGCAGGTGCAGATTTCTACTCATCCATGACCAAAGTCGATTATGTAGAGGGCAGTAAAACCTTAAAATTTACTACGAAAATGAACAAGTCTCATATTTCCGATGCCATCAAAATCGATCCTGCTACGGCCGGATTTGAAGCTGAAGTTAAAAAATATGTGAATAACAATTTCGATCTTTATGTGAACGGTGGTGCGAAAACCTTAACCTTCACAGGAAGCCAGATTAACGGCGAGTCTGTTTGGGTTTATTTTGAAGCAGGCGGCGTTTCCGACATTAAAACACTCAAAATAAAGAACACGATAATGCTGGGAACCTTTCCAAAACAGTTTAATCTTGTGAATATTGCTTACAAAGGAAATCAGAAAACAATGAATTTCCAACGTGGCAAGGAAGTTAACGAAGTAAGTTTTTAA
- a CDS encoding DUF5689 domain-containing protein — MKKYSSFFKILFLAFAALFMTGCVHDDKYDEPNLDNSQCQDLTATLTIAQVKAFYTGTTYVFPSTSTDVMEGYVSSTDETGNIYKTIYIQDAPVNPTQGFVISVDAVSTYTKFPQGSKIYIKLNDLALGTYGGLVQLGVKDELVTTTNGVSRIPEKAVAAHIFRSCSIREQIVPKVLTLQEMAGNDKLLGALVQVNDAEFDKKTLCSTFAPDGFTVDKQLNDPTASLTTRVVRNSGFASFANQQLPAGKGAFIGIFSKFNSSYQLYINKVEDLADMTHFPRKDGLTANPCIYDPANLAPKTVAEVKQLFSGSLTTITGDFVLKGKVTANDETGNLFKYIYVEDETGGIRVNINKTGLYQDARFKVGKEIYIKLKNLYIGNVSGELQLGALFNGNVGQIEEADVYKVFFDTNKPATPVIPTERTIGDLSTADVGRWIKIKNVQFKSSEIGNSYATTLPSNRTLEDCSGKTIVVRTSNRATFAGEEIDDGKGDVYAILSIFNGQYQLWLPKQINADFDNNRCDGSSPASIIFKDDFQSGLDTNWKIFNIAGPQTWTTSNQGAGNNFYGVMNGSGVANEDWLVSKEISLSGFNKYSVSYLTDGNGSNANPIQVLITDAYSGDPATTTWTPLTGKIDTVLNGFGFETSGRVNITSYAGKKIRVAFKYISTPTGSATWEIDNVQVKGMN, encoded by the coding sequence ATGAAAAAATACAGTTCATTTTTTAAGATTTTATTCCTTGCTTTCGCAGCACTTTTTATGACGGGTTGCGTTCACGATGATAAATATGATGAGCCAAACCTCGACAACAGCCAATGTCAGGATCTCACGGCAACGCTTACGATTGCGCAGGTAAAAGCGTTTTATACGGGTACAACCTACGTTTTCCCCAGCACTTCCACAGACGTCATGGAAGGTTATGTTTCTTCAACCGACGAAACAGGAAATATCTATAAAACCATTTATATTCAGGATGCCCCTGTAAATCCTACGCAGGGATTCGTCATCAGTGTAGATGCGGTAAGCACGTACACTAAATTTCCGCAGGGCTCGAAGATTTATATTAAATTAAATGACCTCGCTTTAGGAACTTACGGCGGCTTGGTTCAGTTAGGCGTAAAAGATGAATTGGTAACCACGACAAACGGAGTTTCCAGAATTCCGGAGAAAGCAGTTGCGGCACATATTTTCAGATCCTGCAGTATTCGCGAACAAATAGTCCCGAAAGTTCTTACTTTGCAGGAAATGGCGGGTAACGACAAGCTGTTGGGTGCTTTGGTTCAGGTAAATGATGCCGAATTCGACAAAAAAACCCTTTGCAGTACTTTTGCACCAGACGGTTTTACGGTTGACAAGCAACTGAACGATCCTACTGCCTCGCTTACCACAAGAGTTGTTAGAAACAGCGGTTTTGCCTCTTTCGCCAACCAGCAGTTGCCCGCGGGTAAAGGCGCGTTTATCGGGATTTTTAGTAAATTCAATTCCAGTTATCAGCTCTACATCAACAAAGTTGAAGATTTAGCCGATATGACTCACTTTCCACGAAAAGATGGACTTACCGCTAATCCTTGTATTTACGACCCCGCTAATTTGGCACCGAAAACCGTTGCAGAAGTGAAGCAGCTTTTCAGCGGCTCATTAACTACAATAACGGGAGATTTTGTTTTAAAAGGAAAAGTGACGGCAAATGACGAAACCGGAAACCTTTTCAAATACATTTATGTCGAAGATGAAACGGGTGGAATTCGCGTAAACATCAATAAAACGGGTCTTTATCAGGATGCCAGATTCAAAGTTGGAAAAGAGATCTATATCAAACTTAAAAATCTTTATATCGGAAATGTAAGCGGAGAGCTGCAGTTGGGCGCCTTATTTAACGGCAATGTGGGACAGATAGAAGAAGCTGATGTTTACAAAGTTTTCTTCGATACCAACAAACCTGCAACTCCGGTGATACCTACTGAAAGAACAATTGGCGACCTTTCAACGGCAGATGTTGGCCGATGGATCAAAATCAAAAACGTGCAGTTTAAGAGTTCTGAGATTGGGAATTCTTATGCCACCACTTTACCAAGCAACAGAACACTGGAAGACTGCAGCGGAAAAACAATTGTTGTCAGAACCAGCAACAGAGCCACGTTCGCGGGCGAAGAAATCGATGATGGCAAGGGTGACGTGTATGCAATTCTAAGTATTTTCAATGGTCAATATCAGTTATGGCTTCCGAAACAGATAAATGCTGATTTCGATAACAACAGATGCGACGGGTCCAGTCCGGCAAGCATCATTTTTAAAGATGATTTCCAAAGCGGACTCGATACGAACTGGAAGATATTCAATATCGCGGGACCGCAAACCTGGACGACTTCAAATCAGGGCGCCGGAAATAATTTTTACGGGGTGATGAATGGGAGCGGAGTTGCCAATGAAGATTGGTTGGTTTCTAAAGAAATCTCGTTATCCGGATTTAATAAGTATTCGGTTTCTTATTTAACAGATGGAAACGGAAGCAACGCGAATCCGATTCAGGTTTTAATCACCGATGCTTATTCAGGCGATCCTGCCACTACAACGTGGACACCTTTAACAGGAAAAATAGATACTGTTTTGAATGGATTTGGCTTCGAAACCTCCGGAAGAGTTAATATTACTTCCTACGCCGGTAAGAAAATTCGGGTAGCGTTTAAATATATCAGTACTCCAACAGGTTCTGCAACGTGGGAGATCGATAATGTACAGGTAAAAGGGATGAACTAA
- a CDS encoding TonB-dependent receptor, which translates to MIKKLSLISLFTLLPASYYFAQTTVYAYVKDMEGKTVENAEIDLGEYTDDVKTDKIGYFQFVDMQPGHYVITVYKQSFEAKIIEFDVTAAEKRKDLGVISLNVAANPVAGVMVIDDASADNDEGGSSMQPTVGLLSAGRDTFQNITAFELGAYWFRPRGVENRYEDVLFNGISMSKNDDGKVDFSNWGGLNDVTRYPYESVDNITPSEYSFGNLGGVVYYNTRASTYRKQTSLAYSFTNRSYFHRAMATYSSGLSKKGWAFTFSGSRRWADDGVIDGTYQDSYAYFGAIEKQFNSRHSINLTAFGSPTYRANNSPNTQETYDILGKDYNAYWGWQDGEKRNSRIRKVFEPVFMLTDYLKLGKTSNWINTVSYQFGRDGRSRLDWFHAADPNPTYYRKLPSYGILSEDEFKAQSQIDWESLYQANYINRYDMDGNEHGAVYSIVEDVNKDKTLNFASHFDTKLQDNWKLNLNFNYQNLQSDNFREVKDLLGALYANNLNAFGNDSPYDTDNPDTKVYVGDRTQYSYDLLRNQYSLNASSEIDFAKWNVMASVFTSYSESQRDGKFRHAMYADSKGKSSLFNSFDAGMKGRVTYKVNGKNFIVYNGAFFSLAPTLNEIFISPRVTNLITANIENQIINSNDLSYIVRGQILKLRLSGYYTSINNATEISRYYADITNGVGDSGNALVAEVLSGINKSYKGLELGTEVKITPTLSATGVASYGDYTITNNPKVRTFDDDYGLRNYGTAYLKNYKVAGTPQKAYSFGLRYNSPKYWWLGATANYLQDQYLDFSALNKTAALFTDPVTGDNYPGATPEAIAAITAQKKFDDQFMLNANAGKSFLLGKYRMGLSLSVNNILNNRDYVTGGFEQGRAVNFPEALAESQRDKPYFGPKLWYDRGTTFFANVYLRF; encoded by the coding sequence ATGATAAAAAAATTATCCTTAATCTCATTGTTTACGTTGCTTCCGGCCTCATATTATTTTGCACAGACTACGGTTTACGCTTATGTGAAAGATATGGAAGGAAAAACCGTTGAGAATGCAGAGATTGATCTTGGAGAATATACAGATGATGTAAAGACGGACAAGATTGGCTACTTTCAGTTTGTCGATATGCAGCCGGGTCACTACGTGATTACCGTTTACAAACAAAGCTTTGAAGCGAAGATCATCGAGTTTGATGTAACCGCCGCTGAAAAAAGAAAAGATTTGGGCGTAATCAGTTTAAATGTGGCCGCAAATCCTGTTGCGGGCGTAATGGTAATTGATGATGCGTCTGCGGATAACGATGAGGGCGGTTCTTCCATGCAGCCTACCGTTGGGCTTTTAAGTGCCGGCAGGGATACTTTTCAAAATATTACTGCCTTTGAATTGGGCGCGTACTGGTTTCGACCAAGAGGTGTAGAAAACCGGTATGAAGACGTTCTTTTCAACGGTATTTCCATGTCTAAAAATGACGATGGAAAAGTTGATTTCAGTAACTGGGGCGGTTTAAACGACGTTACAAGATACCCTTACGAATCGGTAGACAATATTACACCTTCAGAATATTCTTTCGGAAATTTAGGCGGTGTGGTTTATTATAACACAAGAGCTTCTACCTACAGAAAACAAACTTCTTTGGCGTATTCCTTTACAAACAGAAGTTATTTTCACCGGGCCATGGCAACATATTCCAGCGGTTTGTCTAAAAAAGGTTGGGCGTTCACTTTTTCCGGAAGCAGAAGATGGGCGGACGACGGCGTAATCGACGGAACATACCAGGATTCATACGCATACTTCGGCGCCATCGAAAAGCAGTTTAACTCCAGACACTCTATTAATCTAACCGCATTCGGATCGCCTACCTACAGAGCCAATAACTCTCCAAATACACAGGAAACTTACGATATCCTGGGGAAAGATTATAATGCGTACTGGGGTTGGCAGGATGGCGAAAAAAGAAATTCCAGAATTCGAAAAGTTTTCGAACCGGTGTTCATGCTAACTGATTACTTAAAATTAGGAAAAACAAGCAACTGGATAAATACGGTTTCCTATCAGTTCGGGAGAGACGGAAGAAGCCGTTTAGACTGGTTCCACGCGGCGGATCCGAATCCAACTTACTATAGAAAATTACCCAGCTACGGCATTTTGTCTGAAGACGAGTTTAAAGCACAGTCCCAAATCGATTGGGAAAGTCTTTACCAGGCCAATTACATCAACCGATATGATATGGATGGCAATGAGCACGGCGCCGTATACTCCATAGTGGAAGATGTTAACAAGGATAAAACCTTAAATTTTGCCTCTCACTTTGATACAAAACTGCAGGACAACTGGAAACTGAATCTAAACTTTAACTATCAAAATCTGCAGTCCGATAATTTCCGCGAGGTTAAAGATCTTTTGGGCGCTTTATATGCGAATAACCTGAATGCATTTGGTAACGACAGTCCTTATGATACCGATAACCCCGATACAAAAGTGTACGTGGGAGACAGAACACAATATTCCTATGATCTTTTGAGAAACCAATACAGTTTAAATGCTTCTTCGGAGATCGACTTTGCAAAATGGAATGTAATGGCTTCCGTATTTACGTCCTACTCCGAGTCACAGAGAGACGGCAAATTCCGTCATGCCATGTATGCAGACAGTAAAGGAAAAAGCAGTCTTTTCAATTCCTTTGATGCAGGTATGAAAGGAAGAGTTACTTACAAAGTAAACGGCAAAAACTTTATCGTATATAATGGAGCCTTCTTTAGTTTAGCACCTACATTAAATGAAATCTTTATTAGTCCCCGCGTAACCAATTTAATTACGGCCAATATCGAAAACCAGATCATTAATTCTAATGATTTGAGTTATATCGTACGTGGACAAATTTTAAAGTTAAGATTGAGTGGTTATTACACCAGCATTAATAACGCAACAGAAATTTCCCGGTATTACGCGGATATTACAAACGGTGTGGGAGACAGCGGAAATGCTTTGGTAGCTGAAGTTTTGAGCGGCATTAACAAGTCGTACAAAGGCCTGGAACTCGGCACTGAAGTAAAAATTACACCAACCCTTAGTGCAACCGGTGTAGCCAGTTATGGCGATTACACCATTACCAACAATCCAAAAGTTAGAACTTTCGATGATGATTACGGCTTAAGAAACTATGGAACAGCTTATCTCAAAAATTATAAAGTAGCGGGGACACCACAAAAAGCCTACTCGTTCGGTTTGCGGTACAACTCCCCGAAATACTGGTGGTTAGGCGCAACAGCGAATTATTTGCAGGATCAGTACTTAGATTTTTCTGCGCTTAACAAAACAGCGGCACTGTTTACCGATCCGGTTACGGGTGATAACTATCCCGGCGCAACGCCTGAGGCTATTGCCGCAATTACCGCACAGAAAAAATTTGATGATCAGTTTATGTTGAATGCCAACGCCGGAAAATCTTTCCTGCTTGGCAAATACCGAATGGGACTGAGTTTGAGTGTAAATAATATTTTGAATAACAGAGATTACGTAACCGGCGGTTTTGAACAGGGCAGAGCCGTAAACTTTCCCGAAGCTTTGGCAGAATCCCAAAGAGACAAACCTTACTTCGGCCCGAAATTATGGTATGACCGCGGAACAACCTTCTTCGCAAACGTTTATTTAAGGTTTTAA
- a CDS encoding endonuclease/exonuclease/phosphatase family protein: MKRIFILFGVVSFSFMFSQQKQVQRATIAFLNVENFWDTVPSADYIDGTKDVHNPAFHRSVPIDSLQYLETTEEYKGIWSDSLLLGKKVIRHQILADDFTENSAKNWNKEKYNQKLANESKVISELGRQYTNDNPVIVGLIEVENRQVIQDLISQPALVKSNYGIVHYNSYDARGIDIAIIYQKNRFKVTESYVKDIVIFNDDGYRTYTRGVLVVKGVLDGEKVAVFMNHWPSRSGGEARSLPKRAAAAKVLKDEMDKIRAEDPATKLFAMGDFNDDPVSASVRKILGAVGDPSQLSEKSPYYNLMAKLYKAGVASLAYRDAPNLFDQIIVSKNLYSNEKLTPTYTIYKAEIYAPSYLVNNAGQWKGYPLRSWDGDRFTGGYSDHFPAVSVVQKVYKPGK; this comes from the coding sequence ATGAAAAGAATCTTTATATTATTTGGCGTGGTTAGTTTCAGCTTTATGTTTTCTCAGCAGAAACAAGTACAAAGGGCGACCATCGCTTTCCTAAACGTAGAAAATTTTTGGGATACGGTGCCTTCCGCCGATTATATCGATGGAACAAAAGATGTTCACAATCCCGCCTTTCACAGAAGCGTTCCGATCGATTCTCTGCAATATCTGGAGACGACGGAAGAATACAAAGGCATCTGGAGCGATTCCCTGCTGTTGGGTAAAAAAGTAATCCGTCATCAGATCCTTGCCGACGACTTCACCGAAAACAGCGCCAAGAACTGGAATAAAGAGAAATACAATCAAAAATTAGCCAACGAATCGAAAGTAATTTCCGAACTCGGCCGGCAGTACACCAACGACAATCCGGTTATTGTAGGGCTAATTGAAGTGGAAAACCGTCAGGTTATTCAGGATCTCATCTCGCAGCCGGCTTTGGTTAAAAGCAATTACGGGATCGTACATTACAATTCTTACGATGCGAGAGGAATCGATATCGCCATCATTTATCAAAAAAACAGGTTCAAAGTCACCGAATCTTACGTAAAAGACATCGTTATTTTTAATGACGACGGCTACAGAACCTACACCCGCGGCGTGCTGGTGGTAAAAGGAGTTCTGGATGGAGAAAAAGTAGCCGTTTTTATGAATCACTGGCCCTCCAGAAGTGGTGGCGAAGCGCGTTCTTTACCAAAACGGGCTGCCGCCGCAAAGGTTTTGAAAGACGAAATGGACAAAATAAGAGCCGAAGATCCCGCCACAAAACTCTTCGCCATGGGAGATTTCAACGATGATCCTGTAAGCGCAAGCGTTCGGAAAATTCTGGGTGCGGTGGGCGATCCTTCTCAGCTTTCGGAAAAATCGCCGTATTATAATTTGATGGCGAAACTCTATAAAGCAGGCGTCGCTTCTTTGGCTTACCGCGACGCACCGAATCTTTTCGACCAGATTATCGTTTCCAAAAATCTTTATTCAAACGAAAAATTAACGCCAACTTATACCATTTACAAAGCGGAAATTTATGCCCCATCCTATTTGGTAAATAATGCAGGACAATGGAAAGGCTATCCCCTCAGATCCTGGGATGGCGACCGTTTTACAGGTGGTTACAGTGATCACTTCCCGGCGGTTTCCGTCGTCCAGAAAGTATACAAACCTGGCAAGTAA
- a CDS encoding DUF6146 family protein — protein sequence MKKIISFLLVCFFILSCSPQNKIANHKENSEIKPAKNDEGEWELDVLDSQYNYFLNAVAKPMSMYTESYLKTRNSFLVTEWNSYYFSGRYRNVIESSIDYDPNENYGLKFEYRLYQVFAYVQWKYGLKMRGLSQTDVR from the coding sequence ATGAAAAAAATAATCTCATTTCTTCTTGTTTGCTTCTTTATTTTGAGTTGTTCGCCGCAAAATAAAATTGCCAACCATAAAGAAAATTCCGAAATAAAACCCGCAAAAAACGATGAAGGTGAATGGGAGCTCGACGTTTTAGACTCTCAGTACAATTACTTCCTGAATGCCGTTGCAAAACCAATGAGTATGTATACTGAAAGTTATCTTAAGACGCGAAACTCCTTTCTTGTCACCGAATGGAACTCTTACTATTTTTCGGGCCGGTATCGTAATGTAATCGAATCTTCCATCGATTATGATCCCAACGAAAATTACGGTTTAAAATTCGAATACAGACTTTATCAGGTTTTTGCCTATGTGCAATGGAAATACGGCTTGAAGATGCGCGGCCTAAGCCAAACCGACGTTCGATAA
- a CDS encoding superoxide dismutase, which translates to MAFELPKLGYAYDALEPTIDAKTMEIHYTKHHQGYVDNLNKAVAGTELEGKTIEEVCKTGTDKAAVRNNGGGHYNHSLFWEILTPGGSKEPVGNVKSALENYGGFEKFKTDFAEAAKTRFGSGWAWLCKKDDGSVAVCSTPNQDNPLMPVAECVGTPVLGLDVWEHAYYLNYQNKRPDYVTAFFDVINWDKVEEKFNK; encoded by the coding sequence ATGGCATTCGAATTACCGAAATTAGGTTATGCTTACGACGCATTGGAACCTACGATTGATGCAAAAACAATGGAAATCCATTATACCAAACACCACCAGGGTTATGTAGATAATTTAAACAAAGCAGTTGCCGGAACGGAACTGGAAGGTAAAACTATTGAAGAAGTTTGCAAAACCGGAACAGATAAAGCAGCAGTTAGAAATAATGGTGGCGGACATTATAACCACTCGCTTTTCTGGGAAATTTTAACACCAGGAGGAAGCAAAGAACCTGTTGGAAACGTTAAATCTGCCCTCGAAAATTATGGCGGTTTCGAAAAATTTAAAACGGACTTTGCTGAAGCAGCGAAAACACGATTCGGTTCAGGTTGGGCTTGGTTGTGCAAAAAAGACGACGGTTCTGTAGCAGTTTGTTCAACTCCAAATCAGGATAATCCGTTGATGCCTGTCGCTGAGTGTGTAGGAACGCCGGTTTTGGGCCTTGATGTTTGGGAACATGCATACTACCTGAACTATCAGAATAAAAGACCTGATTATGTAACCGCGTTTTTCGATGTGATTAATTGGGATAAAGTAGAAGAAAAATTCAATAAATAG